The following nucleotide sequence is from Dehalococcoidia bacterium.
GTTTATTCCCTTAATAAAGAAGGACTCTGGCGTTGGAGACGGGAGTGCGAAATGATAGATATAAATGATTTGTTAAGACGGGTAGTGGCTACCAATGCTTCGGATCTGCACCTGAGGGTGCCCAGCCCCCCTGTCCTTCGCATCGATGGCGACTTAAAAATTCAGGAAGACTTGCCGGCAATAAGCGCCAAGGACGCCGAGGGAGTTCTGGAACAAATAGCGACTCCTGAACAGAAAAGTGCTTTTTTACGCGATATGGAGCTTGATTTTGCCTATGGTATTCCCGGAGTAGCCCGCTTCCGTGTTAACGTGATGAGACAACGCGGTACACTCAGCATTTGTTTTCGAGTAATCCCTACGGAAATGGCCACTATTGAAGAATTAGGATTGCCTCTCATAAGTAAGGAACTTATTTTAAAACCCAGAGGAATGATATTGGTCACAGGCCCAACAGGCAGCGGCAAGTCTACAACAATGGCTTCAATGCTCAACTATCTTAACGAAAATAGCGCCCGTAACGTCATTACCATCGAAAACCCAATCGAATATCTGCATCAAAACCGTAAATGCCTCATCGCGCAGCGTGATCTGGGGGAGGATACGCATTCGTTCGATACTGCGCTCGTTCATGCACTGCGCCACGACCCGGACGTAATAGTGGTAGGAGAGATGCGCGAT
It contains:
- a CDS encoding type IV pilus twitching motility protein PilT: MDINDLLRRVVATNASDLHLRVPSPPVLRIDGDLKIQEDLPAISAKDAEGVLEQIATPEQKSAFLRDMELDFAYGIPGVARFRVNVMRQRGTLSICFRVIPTEMATIEELGLPLISKELILKPRGMILVTGPTGSGKSTTMASMLNYLNENSARNVITIENPIEYLHQNRKCLIAQRDLGEDTHSFDTALVHALRHDPDVIVVGEMRDLPTVSTALRAAETGHLVMGTLHTIDAAQTVDRIIDMYPSDQQPQIRLQFSQVVVAVLSQTLLPKMTGKGRVAAFEVMIANTAVRNLIRDGKTYELNNVMQLNSSEGMQTLDQCLAGLVRMKIVTPEEALTHSSHPDRLQKLIQFEYKTKTI